The genomic DNA CTAAGATACATGTAAAGGAAAGTTTGCTTAAAACAGGGAATGCTGTCTTGGGGGTGGCGTCACTGCAAAATATTGATTCTGTTACAACCATGGCAGTCTCATTTACAAGATCTTTGACCATCTGTTTTTTTTGTGAGTTGAAATGTATGATCTGTGATATTTGTTACCAAGAAGTGTTATAGACACTGCTGACACAGATCAGATAAGAAACTGGGTCAGCTGACAAGATATTCCCTTGGTAAGGCTACCTCCCTGTAACATTATGTGTATCTTCCTGTGTAAAAGATTTTCTGAGCATGGCTTGTAGTCTACTGTATAGTTTCATTTTCAATTATTGGGaagttctttctctctcttaaaaaaaaaataaaagaaaaaggaagaacatgTTTAAATCACGTTTCtctttaaagcaaaagaaaaaaaagtaaagccatttaatatttcatttctcaaaGCTTGGCAATTTTCATGTATTGCTCTGTCAGGAGCCTTGTCTTTTCATTCGGCTTCTTTTCTGATTACAGATTATTCATTTATGGATGGGCAGCTGTAGAAACTTGCTTCTTGCGTATGCAAATTAATCATGGTAATGTTTATCATAAGGAGATTTTGTGGCAGTGGAAAAGGGTTTGTGTCAACATGTTCTTGATTTCAGTTGTATCTTCTTCTACAAATGGAATTGGCCTCCTTGCTTTACcttcagtggatttttttttttgccttttttgccaTTTACCTCTCGGACTAGACACCGCTCACTAAGCAAGCTATTTGATTCACTTACAGATCATGATTTTGGAAGGAGCTGGCAGGATGAGTATCAATTCCAGCAGCAATCTACTCCACCAGCAGCCTTCCTGGACAGACGGATATTCCACATGCAACGGTAGGAGGAATTCAACTGCTCTGAGCCATATTCTTTCATGGGAGGCTGGGGGAAAGGGGCTGCTACACCTTTAAGCATGTATGAGTATTATTTTTCAATAGCACTAATTTACTGGAGTTTCACTTCTGAAACTCCAGTAAATTAGCACTAGCgaaagaaaagttttcatttgTTACTTCATTTGTAAAAAGCTGAACTTGCAAAAGGGACTAGTTTATTGCTCATTTCCTTACTGGctctctttcttaaaatttaatgGTGTTGAAGGTGCCAGAAGTTCTCTCTTCTCAGTCCAGAATTATTTCTCTTGTACCTTTACCCCTTGTGCTTCCTCTGAACCAACATTACTGCTTAATGCTAATCACCCCTCTGGCTTTCCAGGGGAGTAGTATTTTTGCTCCTttgctgtatttgctttttctgcctAAATTACTAGATAGCTTTCTAATTAGACTGCCATTAGAGCACTAGACAGCTTGtggcttttgattttttctccttttttcttcttactgtTTTCTGGTTATATATCTgtgtatattaaaatatattcataaatATTCTCTCAGtataaaagtatatatataaacCTATATCTCTATAAATGTAAGACATAATTTTAGAATTCTTTTATTATTCAAAGGACAGGTAAAACTTAAAATCCAAGCGGACAATCACATGCTGCTCTTGTCCTTCTGATCCAAATAATACTACAACAAAACTTACAATTAAAGCTCCCACTTAATGAAAtgcttattctttttttatgtgtAATTTCTAAACATGCAGGAATATGTCAACATGTGCTTAATAAATGTGCCAGTTTGTCTATTACAGtgtcatacagaaaaaaaaagtcatgtctGGGTTTCACTCTTCCACAGGATTTCATGAAGAGAAATGGTGGGGGTCTATACTGAATTTCTAGGGTGAAACTCCTCAGCATTCACTTATGTTTTAGAGGAAAAGGAAGCTCAAAGCTTAGACCAGCCTGTGCAGTAATTCACCACTTCACTTATTTTTACCTAAGTTACTTTCTCCTCTCTCTAAAATATCTTTGCTAAAATTAGGATTCTAGTGGCCTTTGAAATCACTTTACTCTTCTGAAGTGATAAGAATAGGAATCAACCTCCTTTTCAGGGGATATTTGACAGCTCCAATGAACATTTTTCTCTAACATACCATACTTTTAATAATTTCCCCAAATCCTTTAATGGGAGGATGAGGAACAGTCCTGCAAACTCCCTATGTTACTTACACAAGCCTTGTTGGCTAATATTGATAAAGAAAGCTAAATAACTGTGGGGATTGTTTTTATGCTACCTGGAAACTGTCCTGTACCTCAGCTGAAGAGACCTGAGGTCTAGTGCACCTGAGTTAAGGTGATTTCCTAAAATGTGCCAATTCTGGTGCTTGTGGTCCTCTAGTGATATCCACTGTTGTCAGTATTTCTCACTGTGTGGTTAACTTTTATTTAGAGGAGACTGGGAACAGACTGGTGCCATATCCTGGAGCGGGGTCACTGCAGAGCTAGGCCACGGCAATCTCTCCTCCTGTAATCTCTCATTCCCTCCTTAAACCCTTCTTGCACTTGTGAACATTTTATCTCACAGCCACCTCTGTCTGGCATAGTCATAGAcagccttttccctcctttcccagggaataaATTGCACTGAACTCTGTGAGGACAGACCAAAGCAGTCCTGCTTTTGCTCTTATCTTACATAATGATCCCATCCCATGTACAATTTCTTCCATTTGCACATGCAAACCACTGTCGTGCAATGACATACAACTGAGAGCAGTTTAAGAGATTGCCAAGAAAAGACTCAGACATTCTAACAAGAAAATTAGGCAGCTTCCATAACTAAAGATGAGTTTTACAACTACATTCAGAAGCCACCTTACATGACTACAGCAATAATCTGCACCATCAGAATGGCAACTCTGTCATGAAACCATGACCCACACTGACAGGCTTTTACTGTGGAGGAGTATGAGAGTGCTTTTAACCTTCCTTTTTCTAGCTCCACAATTCATGTTCAGCCCTACTAAGTTCTTATTGAAAGGAAGTTTTCACGTCACCTTATGAAAGTTTTGCAAGGCTTTTCCATGATTTTCTGATGCAATAAAATGATTTTCCCGCACACCCCTTTTCAATAGGAATTCTGTAAAGTATCTTCCCTCAGAGAATTTTGGTGCATTTAGCCAACATTAATGAGTTAATTCCTGCAAATCAATCAGCCAAGAGGTGTGTGATGAAATACTGCccaatttttttaactgaggCCAAAACCCCCACAATATCTTCTCTAGCAACAGCTACTAAGCCAATGTTAAGGACTCAGAAAAGTGCCTAGATCTGTAGACTTCCAAGACATGCAGTTTGGCTATAGATCTTATTGTTGATGACTATGATGTTATCAGagacagtaaatatttttttttcttttccagtatcCAGTAGCTTTTATGGAACCCAGTGGCACGAAATACACCCACAGTACTGGACTAAGTTTCAAGTCTGGGAgtggctgcagcacctccttGATACCAACCAACTGGATGCCAACTGCATACCTTTTCAGGAGTTTGATATCAATGGGGAACATCTGTGTAGTATGAGCCTGCAGGAATTCACTcaggcagctgggacagcaggacaACTGCTTTACAGCAACCTCCAGCACCTAAAATGGAATGGTAAATAGATATTAGAGAGAGACAATGTGTACATTGGTCTGAATATTGAGATCTTCAGAAGCCATTTACATGCCCCAGAAACCTGCCTGGCAGATTATATTTGCTATGTTTGCTATTTTGCTTATAGCTCATTTActgtatttctaaattttttggATATGACTTAAGGCAGAAATCTGGAGGttgaggaggagagggaatgcTTTCTGCTCCAAAATCAGTCCTATGGCTCAGGTGTAGAAGTTGCTGCTTGGAGCTAATACATTTGATTCCTCTGTGCTCATGCTCAAACCTCCTATCTGCCAATTTGCTGTCTTGCAGGTCAGTGTGGAAGTGACATGTACCAACCTCATAATGTCATTGTGAAGACAGAGCAAACAGGTGAGTAGCAGTTGGgtaaatttcttttgaaaagggGGGACCTTCCTTCCAAGGGAGACAAGTAAAAGTGGCagtaaataaaatggaaagtgTATCATGCAGAATTAAAGAAGTAATACAAATGTCAGTCAGTGTCTATTTCTGAAGTTTCAGGTGATACCACACGCATGTGACAACTTTTCCTGGGAGACCTCTGCAGTATCAGCAGTCTGCACTGATGTTCAGAGTTGGAATAGTTTGAGGTGCTCCACAGAGGCAGCTTTGTAGAGGACTTCATTCTATGCTTCATTCAGCTGATTTCAGAACAACTATTCAGTAGAACTAATTCACTTCTGAAACTCCAGTAAATTAGCCCTAGCGAAAGAAAAGTCTTCATTTGTTACTTCATTTGTAAAAAGCTGAACTTGCAAAAGGGACTAGTTTATTGCTCATTTTCTTACTGGCTCTCTTcgttaaaaaaaataggaagaaaggaaggaagaaaaatattttgtggtgAAGTACTGTTAATGTTTGAAACAcgagatttaaaaaaaaagacagcttggagagaaaacaaaatgttacattttaatttcttcacagGTTTCAACGAAACTGAAATTGAGACAGTACTTTGGTTTTATCAAATCTGCAATTTTGCTGTTGCAGTTCATTTTCTAAGAGTGTTTATAGCTAGattccctttcctcccaggGCTTTgtttaactgagaaaaaaacttcagtttGATTCAACTGTCTTCTTCAAGCacaattattttccttgttcCTTTGCCAGATCACGCCTGTCCATATCCACACACTCTCTATCCCACTAGTCCAGCCTCTTTGTGTGTAGGTGTGTCCATGAGCCGCATTTTGTTATCTGCTGGCAGAACAAATACAGATCTGTTGCATGGGGTGTCTCCAACAAATACTGTCAGTCTGTTTATGCACCTAacctgctggagcccagcctcTCCAGCCAGGAACATTACCCACATTCTCCTTACATCAGGCAAGGATTGCTGTCTGCAATCCACTCCTGGCCTGTGCCTGCATGGTACGCGAGCTGTGCATGAGgcagctttgctgctttccATAGAGGTAACTCCAGTAATCCTTTAAGTCCTGATCTGTGAGATTTTGGTATCATTTCCTCCTCCTACTAGAGATGAGGGCAAAGTACCTCAGCTGCACATCTTGGAAAGGACTAACTGGCTGACGGTTCTCCTGGATGTGCTGGATCAGGAGTGGCTTGGTGGGGCTCTGGTGGTGCCACCCATGGCCAGTGAGAGTGGGTTAAGTTTCTGCATGTGGGGGAGCAGGAGTTGTGGATTAGTGCTGCTGAGAAAGTTACTTCTTgtgaggcagcagggacaggcttGGTGGTTTTGAGGGGAAGCCCAGCTCACGCCAGTAAACCATCACAGTTGCAAAAACATGGGTATTGAAAAAGGCCAAGACGGGAAACTGTCCCCGTGTTCTGGCTGGCTAAGGCCTGCTTTCAGAGGCAGCATTAGGCAGATCAGGTGTCCAAGCAAGCCAAGGGTGTGTGCTATTGTAGGAACGCAGGCTCTGGTGCCCAAACATGCAGCTATTAGTTAGCATGCCTGCTAAATTCCTATGTCATAAGTGGTAACTTGGCCAAACATGATTATTTAGCTGTAActcattttggggtttttgatttcatttatatgaacatgaaaaaaattaggtttaaCCTAGATTTGAACCTTCTATGTCATCCCTTCTGATCtggtttcaaaagaaaaagagatttctaaGTCTTCTGACCTTAAAAATGCGATGTGAAGGAAGTAATTTCCAGACCAGTGTATAGGTCATAAAGACAGTACTTCTGGTCTGCTTATATTGATCCATATGACCAGAAGGTCACTAAAAATTATTCCTCTTCAGTCACAAAGGTGGTTTTTAGGTTAAGGATGGGGACTTAGTGTGCCTGGAATAAAATGGCCCTTCATCTAGGATCAGGCTTTGATGTTTCTCACTATGTGCTTAAACATGAAGCCATGTTTCAGAGAGGATTTTCGAGTTCTACCATTGTAGAAATAAATACTCATCATAAGCATCCTTCTGTTTTACTAGATATTTGAGAAGACTTTCATCTCTGTGGCTCCAACTCACTGTCATAATCATCAGGGACTGAGAATTCAGGACTGGATTGGGTAGAATTAGAGTTGATCTGGCATAGGAAACCTCCTCCAAGGCCAGGCATAAATTATATACTagtcaggaaaaggaagagcatACCACATTTTTTCTAAAAGTCAGTGCTTTGTGTAAATACATTTGCCTGAATATGAAAAGCTCCATGCATAATTTGAGTGAAAGGAAGTAATTTTGTACATAGCTCCTTCACTTCTTGGTTCCCTTgtcagctattttttttccacttttttaattctttcagtgCTCAATATTTACCTCTGTGCTAAAAAAACGTTCTTTTAGTgatctgattttccttttggtCCTTTGCCTTCAGATCCGTCATTAATGGTGTCCTGGAAAGAAGAGAATTATCTTTATGACAGTGGCTATGGTAGCACAGTAGGTAACTAACATCACAATACTTCATGCATTCTGAGATGGCTTTATTGTTGTCTGAGGCTATTAGTTTAAACGTCTTCTTTTTAATTCCCAGATTTATTGGACAGTAAAACATTCTGTCGTGCTCAGATTTCCATGATGACACCTAGTCACCAATCTTCTGGTAAGAAACttgtaattatatttttaattgtttgtcACTTGTCCCAGAGCTACCGACATGTAATAGTCTCTGTGGTCTTCTGTTGTAGGATTGCATCTGAGCCTCCAGTAATTTTAAACCAAGCAATGATGATTCTGACAGATTTATTAGCTGTCATTATTTCGATagctttctttaaagaaatgcttctgtCTTCTCTCTGTCAAGAGGAAGATGATCAAATAATCTGTGATCTTCACATATCTTTTAAAGTGACTGAGTCAAAGGGGTAAACATTAGTGTCAGAGAGACAAGACATTCCAGCTACACCACGCTTTTCTGTGGTGTGGAAGGGCATGGGCAAACAAGTGCCCCATTCCTCCCCAGAAGTGGCCGTGTTTCCCCGTGATTCATGCTGAGTAGGTTGCTGGGTTTGGGGCCAGGCCTGGGGAAGCCGTGGGGCAGACACCAAGTGCTGTGCCCAAGAATGTGCCGGCACAAGGGCTTCCTCCCGCAGCCTCTCTCAGCCGACAGCGGGGTGCTCACCGGTCCTCCTCTCCTTTCCGCGAGGGAGAGCTCAAATGCTGAAGAGCAGAAGGCAGAGCAAACCTGTTTGCTGTAGTGCTGGTCAaagtgcagcctcagcacacGTGCGGAGGCCCTGTGGGCCTGTCCCCGGGGGCTGGCACCGGGACCGAGGTGAGGACAGCAAGGCAGTGGGAAAAGAGTAAAGCACAGAGGGAAAGGCGGGTTCTTCTTAGGAGGGTGTTTAGCAGCGTCCTGAGGGGGAAAGCAGTGGGAGTCCTGGGAGGATAAGAAAGGAGAGCAGGTTGCTGTGGACGCAGCCTTGCACTGGGGGCAGCCCTGCGCTGCTGCATGggggcagcggcagcagcgccTGTGTCTGCCATGCCCTGCCAtgccctgctcctcagcctcctgaGCGGGGCTGCCAAGTGGCGTTCAGTCTAAACCAATGCACTCAGCCAcgcattttaacaaaaaaaacaaacaaacaaaaaaaaaaaacaaaaaacaaacaaacaaaaaaaaaaaggtgagagagagagaaagaaaacttgaCCAGTAgaagaaaaccaccaaacctTAAAAAACCTCCCCCAACCAAACACCTTGTTTGCTTTCTCCACCACCTCCACCCACTCTCAAGATGGCCACCAGGATTTCAGGGctctctggcagggctggggacctGTCCAGATCCTGGCACGGTGTGTTTATCTGCTGACTGCTTAAGCCTAAAGCTAGGGTGGCACACTGAGGGCACAGCCTGCTGTAAAAACTAAATTTGTATATCCCGTAAAAAAATGGCTCATTCCTGAATCATATGCAAATAATGTGTAACCTTTTGTCAAAAGTTTTGCAAGACGGCTTTGTTGAAACTGCATCATAACTCTTTTCATCTGTCAGGCCCCAGCCTCCTCACATGGCATGTTTGAAACCAGTCTCCAcgcaggagctgtggcagagcaggaggctaTTTACACAGCTGAAATCCAGAATAAATCACTGGCTAGGCAGAAGGCGACTGAACTTCCAAGAATAAATTTCCAGCTAAGTGGAGCATAACAAACATTTGCAAGCGAATTGTGGGATTTTAAAATGAGAAGGATTTATATGAGGGCAAATAAAGAACCGAGTCCTGCAGTCGTTACCTGGAGTTCCCACAGGCTTTTAATAACATATGGGGAATCATAATCTGAGGAAAGGCAATGAAATCAGGCTCATTTTACTTCCCCCACACTCCCCTCCAAGCTCAGTGAGGTTCAGGCTAGTTCCTGCTCTTTTGAGAGTGGGAAGGCAAAATGACTCAGAGCACGTTTGCTGCTTGGGGGTCAAGGACAGTAATTTATCAGACTTAGAATAGCAGAGGTTTGGCCTATCCCCACGGTCTTGTTCAGTTTATGTTTCCAGTTATGTATGAATAAAGCAAGTGTGTGAATAACTTTGCATCTACCTTTTCACATGCAGTTATTGCAGTAGCTTGTGCAAATCTGACAAGTTTctatgcaaataaatatttcctgtgaGTCATTTTCCCATGCAAATGCCTGGTTTCCATGAAAAGTATGATAATTGTGCATTCATAGAAGCTGGGAAAACATGCGTGGGACCTTAAGCTTTGCTTTATGGGATTCAGGGACAAGGCGtgctgaaaagcaaacacagaaggGGCTCCCTCTCAGGTCTATCCCACAGATTTTGTGAGACTTGGAGCAATCAGATGAAAGCTATTCATTAAGTAcaagagcagagccaggctgcagTGGTTTGGGGGCGGGAGGGTTGAACGTGCAGACTGCGAGGTAAGTTACAGTCATGAACAGGcagaacttcttttttttcatttctgaagaaatgCTTGTGCCAGAAACCCTATTCCTCCTCTGGCTGGCTGCAGGTGATAAAGTACCATTGATGAGAAATGGCTTGTTCCTATGGCTCTGAGCCACAGAAAAATATACgcctgtcctgctgccaaaAACTCCTACCAGCGCAGCCCCTTTCCCCCACCCTGCCCCCCTAAACAATAGTGCTTTGCCAGTTCATTATGTTTTAGTCAGGTAGGTGTTCTGTGCATTGGTACCAGCACATACATTTCCCATTAGATCATCTCTTCAGAAACAAATAAGCCCCCAAAGATACGTGCTTCAGCAAAGACTAAGATAATGGGACAATTCAGGATTCCTTTTACAGATGTGATGAtcctatttttctctctctcacacacaacATGAGGTGAGGTATTTGTTAATCAAATTTAGCTTTCAAAAGCCAAATGTTTACCTCTGCATTCATTCTTTATTCATCAATGGTCTCTTTGAGAAGTGTGCTGATTAACATATAGTACAGAAATCAAAACTCTCCCTCCTCACTTAGATTACCTTCTGAAAAGTGATTATCTTTAGAAGagatatttgttcttttttgtggttttatttctttcaacCTGCTAGTCAATGGAAAGcctttaataaaaattacaaataggcttcattttccttctctgcagacTCTTCAGATGCAAAAAAATCGCAAGATCATACCCCAAAGTCTCACACCAAGAAGCACAGTAAGTCAACATCCATGCTTATAATGGACGGTTAGTTGATtgatagaaaaagaaacaaatgaaaatcagaTCTTAtttgggagggaagaggaagcaTTTTGAATGCAAAACTTGTTAAATCATTATTGTGATTGAATTCTGAAAGGATCTGACTGTCTAGTACTGCTTGTTTACATAATTTTTGACTCAGTGTTGTCAAACTTTTCAAATTGTTTATATCAGTGAGGGCCTATGGGGAAGCAACCAGAAACCAGCTTCCTCTGCCCTGTGTTGAACTGGACTGGTGGAGTGGAGTAAAGGAATGATGAGGAAGACCCAGGATTAAATTAGGAGGGCCTGTGCGTGGGCACAGTCATGCTCgtgcctgtgcctgcccaggtGCAGCACACACCACAGACCCTGCTCAGCATCTCCTTGCAGAACTTCTCACACAACATCACAAGCAAGCACCTATGCCTCAGTCTTGCCACCTTCTTAACCCTTGATATGACAGTCTTTCCACTCCCTTCACctgaattttctgctgtttttattCAACCT from Sylvia atricapilla isolate bSylAtr1 chromosome 6, bSylAtr1.pri, whole genome shotgun sequence includes the following:
- the EHF gene encoding ETS homologous factor; protein product: MILEGAGRMSINSSSNLLHQQPSWTDGYSTCNVSSSFYGTQWHEIHPQYWTKFQVWEWLQHLLDTNQLDANCIPFQEFDINGEHLCSMSLQEFTQAAGTAGQLLYSNLQHLKWNGQCGSDMYQPHNVIVKTEQTDPSLMVSWKEENYLYDSGYGSTVDLLDSKTFCRAQISMMTPSHQSSDSSDAKKSQDHTPKSHTKKHNPRGTHLWEFIRDILLNPEKNPGLIKWEDRSEGVFRFLKSEAVAQLWGKKKNNSSMTYEKLSRAMRYYYKREILERVDGRRLVYKFGKNARGWRENEN